One genomic window of Desulfovibrio subterraneus includes the following:
- a CDS encoding molybdopterin biosynthesis protein, giving the protein MSSHKRNVYLKTIPIPEAVEKARTALDRDMLIRSVFVPVHEAAGRVLSEAVFARFSSPTFHSAAMDGYAVNAKTTFGAREGSPFELIEGRDCFAVNTGNPLPDGCDAVIMIENVTRAGDNAIAIEAPAFPWQHVRRIGEDIVATELLFPQNHRISPYDIGALLSAGIWDVYVWEPVRIAIIPTGDEVLDFTKRPTPKAGQVVESNSQVLAALARQHGCEVRRIPPVADKPEELQNAVSDCLASDAHIVIICAGSSAGSKDFTRSTMEAFGEVLVHGISAMPGKPSLLGVCKGKLVAGAPGYPVSAVVCFEELLAPLICWLGRQDHQARKTVPVELTRKAPSKLGVEEFLRLSVGKVDDKYVATPLARGAGCITSVSKAQALTRIPVQSEGLEQGGTVPAELMVPEAELDNILVCVGSHDNTLDILADELMGFTPPIRLTSSHVGSMGGILAIKSGSCHFAGAHLFDPDTGDYNFPFLQRYLPDAEITLVNLAIRHQGFIVPKGNPKGIRSIHDLADGSIRFLNRQRGAGTRILFDHHLRDAGINPTQVAGYDKEEFTHMAVAVNVLTGAADTGLGIYAAAKALGLDFVPLARERYDLIIPNRFMDTAGAQAVMRLLASPTFHARIEALGGYETTLTGRTMQPGTGLGD; this is encoded by the coding sequence ATGAGCAGTCACAAACGCAACGTCTATCTCAAGACCATTCCCATTCCGGAAGCCGTTGAAAAGGCCCGCACCGCACTCGACCGTGACATGCTGATACGGTCGGTCTTCGTTCCTGTGCACGAAGCGGCCGGCAGAGTGCTGTCCGAAGCGGTATTTGCCCGTTTTTCCTCTCCCACATTTCACAGCGCAGCCATGGACGGCTATGCGGTAAACGCAAAAACCACGTTCGGTGCGCGCGAGGGTTCGCCCTTTGAACTGATCGAGGGCAGAGACTGCTTTGCCGTGAACACCGGCAATCCTCTCCCTGACGGATGCGACGCCGTCATCATGATCGAGAATGTAACCCGTGCGGGCGACAATGCCATTGCCATAGAGGCTCCGGCCTTTCCGTGGCAGCATGTGCGCCGCATAGGGGAAGACATCGTGGCCACGGAACTGCTTTTTCCGCAGAACCACCGCATATCCCCCTACGACATCGGCGCGCTGCTCAGTGCAGGCATATGGGATGTGTATGTGTGGGAACCTGTCCGGATTGCCATCATTCCCACGGGCGACGAAGTGCTCGACTTCACCAAGCGTCCCACGCCCAAGGCAGGGCAGGTGGTGGAAAGCAACTCACAGGTACTTGCCGCCCTTGCAAGGCAGCACGGCTGCGAAGTGCGCCGCATTCCCCCGGTAGCCGACAAGCCCGAAGAACTGCAGAACGCCGTGAGCGACTGCCTTGCCTCGGATGCGCACATCGTCATCATCTGCGCAGGCTCATCCGCCGGTTCCAAGGACTTTACCCGCTCCACCATGGAAGCCTTCGGCGAGGTACTGGTGCACGGCATTTCCGCCATGCCCGGCAAGCCCTCCCTGCTGGGAGTATGCAAAGGCAAGCTGGTGGCCGGTGCCCCCGGTTATCCGGTCAGCGCAGTGGTCTGCTTTGAAGAACTGCTGGCTCCCCTCATCTGCTGGCTGGGCCGGCAGGATCATCAGGCACGCAAAACCGTGCCGGTGGAACTGACCCGCAAAGCCCCGTCAAAGCTGGGCGTGGAAGAATTTCTGCGCCTCTCCGTGGGCAAGGTGGATGACAAATACGTGGCAACACCGCTTGCACGCGGTGCAGGCTGCATAACCTCCGTCTCTAAGGCGCAGGCCCTCACCCGCATTCCGGTGCAGTCCGAAGGGCTGGAGCAGGGCGGCACGGTCCCGGCGGAACTCATGGTCCCCGAAGCGGAGCTGGATAATATTCTCGTCTGCGTGGGCAGCCACGACAACACGCTGGACATATTGGCGGACGAGCTCATGGGCTTTACGCCCCCCATCCGCCTCACATCCAGCCACGTGGGTTCCATGGGCGGCATTCTCGCCATCAAGAGCGGCTCATGCCATTTTGCCGGGGCGCACCTCTTCGACCCGGATACCGGCGACTACAATTTCCCCTTCCTACAGCGCTATCTGCCGGACGCAGAAATCACCCTCGTGAACCTTGCCATCCGCCATCAGGGATTCATCGTTCCCAAGGGCAACCCCAAGGGCATACGGTCCATCCATGACCTTGCGGACGGTTCCATACGGTTCCTGAACAGGCAACGCGGTGCAGGCACCCGAATACTGTTCGACCACCACCTGCGTGATGCCGGAATCAATCCGACGCAGGTGGCGGGATACGACAAGGAAGAATTCACCCACATGGCCGTTGCCGTGAACGTGCTCACCGGAGCAGCGGACACGGGGCTCGGCATCTATGCCGCAGCCAAGGCGCTCGGGCTCGACTTCGTGCCGCTGGCGCGTGAACGGTACGATTTGATCATCCCCAACCGCTTCATGGATACCGCAGGAGCGCAGGCCGTGATGCGCCTGCTGGCATCGCCCACCTTCCACGCCCGCATCGAGGCACTGGGCGGCTACGAAACAACGCTTACCGGCCGCACCATGCAGCCCGGAACAGGACTGGGAGACTAG
- a CDS encoding YbhB/YbcL family Raf kinase inhibitor-like protein, which yields MRIFSPAFEDGGVIPAEHTCDGENTSPPLQWTDVPAGAKFLTLICDDPDAPMGVWDHWLLFNLPAVHEGLDAGISREFDPFPGVAHGLNSWKRACYDGPCPPSGTHRYYFKLYALDARINLKPGATKGEILRAMDGHILAECRIMGRYARI from the coding sequence ATGCGCATATTCAGCCCCGCATTCGAAGACGGCGGAGTCATCCCCGCAGAACACACCTGCGACGGCGAAAACACCTCGCCCCCGCTGCAATGGACAGATGTTCCCGCCGGGGCCAAATTCCTGACACTTATCTGCGACGATCCCGATGCCCCCATGGGCGTATGGGACCACTGGCTGCTCTTTAACCTGCCCGCTGTGCATGAAGGGCTGGATGCGGGAATATCCCGCGAATTCGATCCGTTTCCCGGCGTAGCGCACGGCCTGAACAGCTGGAAAAGGGCCTGTTACGACGGCCCCTGCCCGCCTTCCGGCACCCACCGCTACTATTTCAAGCTGTACGCGCTGGACGCCCGCATCAACCTGAAGCCCGGTGCCACCAAGGGTGAGATTCTGCGCGCCATGGATGGCCACATTCTTGCGGAATGCCGCATCATGGGGCGCTACGCCAGAATATAA
- the pspC gene encoding envelope stress response membrane protein PspC: MGRYMYGNRSDHGQGHGSRSRRCTDRFCSDPGPGGYRHDTRGEGEWHDHEGRKTLYRARDGKVMGVCKGLARYFDVRVRYVRLAFIFAAIFTAFWPVAIIYVMLGLIVKPEPVYMPQDNAEKDFYSAYVGSRSEAISRLRDKFDRIEKRIRRMENVVTSKEYDWERRFRDHA; the protein is encoded by the coding sequence ATGGGTAGATATATGTACGGCAACCGTTCGGATCACGGACAGGGACACGGCTCCCGAAGCCGCCGTTGTACAGACAGGTTCTGCTCCGATCCGGGGCCCGGCGGATATCGGCACGATACCCGCGGCGAAGGTGAGTGGCACGATCATGAAGGCCGCAAGACGCTCTACCGCGCGCGTGATGGCAAGGTCATGGGCGTGTGCAAGGGGCTGGCCCGTTATTTCGACGTGCGCGTGCGCTACGTCCGGCTGGCATTCATCTTTGCAGCCATATTCACCGCCTTCTGGCCCGTGGCGATCATCTACGTGATGCTCGGCCTCATCGTGAAGCCTGAGCCCGTATATATGCCGCAGGATAATGCGGAGAAAGATTTCTACTCCGCATACGTTGGATCACGGTCCGAGGCTATTTCACGACTTCGTGACAAGTTTGACCGCATCGAAAAACGCATCCGCCGTATGGAAAACGTGGTGACCAGCAAGGAATATGACTGGGAACGACGGTTCCGGGACCATGCCTGA
- a CDS encoding UDP-glucuronic acid decarboxylase family protein gives MTRKRILVTGGAGFLGSHLCERLLAAGHDVLCVDNFFTGNKPNIVHLLQDPYFEVLRHDVTFPLYVEVDEIYNLACPASPVHYQYDPVQTVKTSVHGAINMLGLAKRTGARIFQASTSEVYGDPTVHPQPESYWGNVNPIGPRACYDEGKRCAETLLFDYHRQYGLDIKVARIFNTYGPRMHPDDGRVVSNFIVQALQGKDLTVYGDGSQTRSFCYVDDMVEGFIRMMDNTPEGFTGPVNLGNPREFTILELAEKIIAKTGSSSRIQFKPLPVNDPMQRKPDIALAREKLEWDPAIQLDAGLDRTIAYFENLLAGKLP, from the coding sequence ATGACCAGAAAGCGCATTCTCGTAACCGGCGGCGCAGGCTTTCTCGGGTCGCACCTCTGCGAACGACTGCTCGCAGCCGGACACGACGTGCTGTGCGTGGACAATTTCTTCACCGGCAACAAGCCCAACATTGTCCACCTGCTGCAAGACCCGTATTTCGAGGTACTGCGGCACGACGTGACCTTTCCGCTCTATGTGGAGGTGGACGAGATATACAATCTGGCCTGCCCCGCTTCCCCCGTGCATTACCAGTATGACCCCGTGCAGACCGTCAAGACATCGGTGCATGGTGCCATCAACATGCTCGGGCTGGCAAAGCGCACCGGAGCACGCATTTTTCAGGCTTCCACGTCGGAAGTGTATGGAGACCCCACGGTGCATCCCCAGCCGGAATCGTACTGGGGCAACGTAAATCCCATCGGCCCGCGCGCCTGCTACGACGAGGGCAAGCGTTGCGCGGAAACCCTGCTCTTCGACTACCACCGGCAGTACGGTCTGGATATCAAGGTGGCCCGCATCTTCAACACCTACGGCCCCCGCATGCATCCCGACGACGGCAGGGTTGTCTCCAACTTCATCGTGCAGGCGCTGCAGGGCAAGGACCTGACCGTCTACGGAGACGGCAGCCAGACCCGCTCGTTCTGCTACGTTGATGACATGGTGGAAGGATTCATCCGCATGATGGACAACACGCCCGAAGGCTTCACCGGACCGGTGAACCTTGGCAACCCGCGCGAATTCACCATTCTGGAACTGGCGGAAAAGATCATCGCCAAGACCGGCAGCAGCTCGCGCATTCAGTTCAAGCCCCTGCCTGTGAACGACCCCATGCAGCGCAAACCTGATATTGCGCTGGCCAGAGAAAAACTGGAATGGGACCCGGCCATACAGCTGGATGCCGGGCTGGACCGGACCATCGCCTATTTCGAGAATCTGCTGGCCGGCAAACTCCCCTGA
- the pspA gene encoding phage shock protein PspA, with translation MGVFTRFQDIIASNVGAMLDKAENPEKMIRMMIREMEETLVELKANCAGTMAECKRIRRERDSILELVAKWEQRAELAIAKGREELAREALIEKHRETDRIEALDRELAGCEALVAQAQEDLAVLESKLKTTKEKQSLLVQRQVHAVVRKQARMDATRAEGYDAVRRFEELEQRVERMEAEADVAGLPLRKSSLDSRFSELEGSEQVERELAALKERVGKDPRENS, from the coding sequence ATGGGCGTTTTCACCCGTTTTCAGGATATTATCGCTTCCAACGTCGGTGCCATGCTGGACAAGGCGGAGAATCCGGAAAAGATGATCCGTATGATGATCCGTGAAATGGAAGAGACTCTGGTTGAACTGAAGGCCAACTGCGCCGGTACCATGGCGGAGTGCAAGCGTATCCGCCGTGAACGGGATAGTATTCTCGAGCTCGTGGCGAAGTGGGAACAGCGTGCCGAATTGGCTATTGCCAAGGGGCGCGAAGAACTTGCCCGCGAGGCGCTTATCGAAAAGCACCGCGAAACGGACAGGATTGAAGCCCTTGATCGCGAACTGGCCGGATGCGAAGCGCTTGTGGCGCAGGCGCAGGAAGATCTGGCCGTGCTGGAATCCAAGCTGAAGACCACCAAGGAAAAGCAGAGCCTTCTTGTGCAGCGTCAGGTGCATGCTGTTGTGCGCAAGCAGGCACGCATGGATGCCACCCGCGCCGAGGGCTACGACGCCGTGCGCCGTTTCGAGGAACTGGAACAGCGTGTCGAACGTATGGAAGCCGAGGCAGACGTGGCCGGTCTTCCACTGCGCAAGAGTTCACTCGATTCCCGTTTCAGTGAACTGGAAGGTTCCGAACAGGTTGAGCGTGAACTTGCAGCTCTGAAGGAACGTGTAGGCAAGGACCCCCGCGAAAACAGCTAG
- the pspF gene encoding phage shock protein operon transcriptional activator: MTSPALTEALGTSDAFLSFQETLSRAATVERPILIIGERGTGKELAASRLHYLSARWQKPMITVNCASLTESLLESELFGHEAGAFTGATGRRTGRFEQADGGTLFLDEIGAMPLRMQEAILRVVEYGTMQRVGGSRPVQIDVRIIAATNADLPAMAAQGTFKPDLLDRLSFEVLTLPPLRERGEDIQLLAERFAASMCVELGLSGMPELSDKFIAALHRHPWPGNIRELKNTVERAVFRQGTQLSDLPLSPFASPWAQPAERTSAPAGVSRAHDSPAPVPSESRQATLSQPLHQAVEAVEVRYLAEAMRRAKHNQRQAAALLGLRYHQFRGLYRKHKQAIEGPDNT; this comes from the coding sequence ATGACCTCTCCGGCCCTCACAGAGGCACTGGGCACCTCGGACGCCTTCCTCTCCTTTCAGGAAACGCTCTCCAGAGCCGCCACCGTTGAGCGCCCCATTCTCATCATCGGCGAACGCGGCACCGGCAAGGAACTGGCAGCATCACGCCTGCACTATCTCTCGGCGCGCTGGCAAAAGCCCATGATCACGGTCAACTGCGCCTCGCTGACGGAATCTTTGCTGGAATCGGAACTGTTCGGCCATGAGGCCGGTGCTTTTACGGGTGCGACAGGGCGCAGGACGGGGCGCTTTGAACAGGCAGACGGCGGCACCCTCTTTCTGGATGAAATAGGCGCCATGCCATTGCGCATGCAGGAGGCCATTCTGCGTGTTGTGGAATATGGCACCATGCAACGTGTGGGCGGCTCGCGGCCCGTGCAGATTGATGTGCGCATCATTGCCGCCACCAATGCCGACCTGCCCGCCATGGCAGCACAAGGCACTTTCAAGCCCGACCTGCTGGACAGGCTGAGCTTCGAAGTGCTCACCCTGCCGCCATTGCGCGAACGGGGAGAGGATATTCAGCTGCTTGCAGAACGCTTTGCCGCCTCCATGTGCGTAGAACTGGGACTTTCCGGCATGCCGGAACTCTCGGACAAATTCATCGCCGCCCTGCACCGGCACCCGTGGCCGGGGAATATCCGTGAGCTCAAGAACACCGTGGAACGCGCTGTTTTCAGGCAGGGAACACAGCTTTCAGATCTGCCGCTTTCGCCCTTTGCCTCACCATGGGCACAACCGGCAGAACGCACAAGCGCCCCCGCGGGCGTTTCCCGTGCACACGACAGCCCCGCGCCGGTTCCGTCCGAGAGTCGGCAGGCCACCCTCTCTCAACCCCTGCACCAGGCGGTGGAAGCCGTTGAGGTTCGCTACCTTGCCGAGGCCATGCGGCGGGCAAAACATAACCAGAGACAGGCTGCCGCTCTGCTGGGGCTTCGCTATCATCAATTTCGCGGGTTGTACCGAAAGCACAAGCAGGCTATAGAAGGCCCAGACAATACATAA
- a CDS encoding winged helix-turn-helix transcriptional regulator, which yields MFFIGKEFIKPTKKLRILALLQALSENSRLSQSRLGKFSHTSSAMVHQYLSDMQKAGQIEFQPVDKKSFMYSLTEKGSTGRRELMEAYCTEMVQAYASIKGLIRRRLEPLMERGISRVALFGAAETCELVLSALQGSHFVIAGILDNAPHKQGKTFHDHIILAPAALADLEVEAIVITSFAQQDDIYKQLVSMPSAANREIIRL from the coding sequence GTGTTCTTCATAGGGAAAGAATTCATAAAGCCGACCAAGAAGCTACGCATTTTGGCATTGCTGCAAGCTTTGTCCGAGAACAGCCGCCTGAGCCAGAGCCGCCTCGGAAAATTCAGCCATACCAGCAGCGCCATGGTGCACCAATACCTTTCCGACATGCAGAAGGCCGGACAGATAGAATTTCAGCCCGTGGACAAGAAAAGCTTCATGTACAGCCTTACGGAAAAAGGCTCCACGGGCAGACGGGAACTGATGGAAGCATACTGTACCGAAATGGTGCAGGCATATGCCTCTATCAAAGGACTTATCCGGCGAAGACTGGAACCACTCATGGAAAGAGGCATCAGCCGTGTTGCCCTTTTCGGAGCCGCGGAAACCTGCGAGCTGGTGCTCTCCGCCCTGCAGGGTTCGCATTTTGTGATAGCAGGCATTCTGGACAATGCTCCCCATAAGCAAGGCAAGACTTTTCACGATCACATCATTCTCGCACCGGCCGCTCTTGCAGATCTTGAAGTGGAAGCAATAGTCATCACATCGTTCGCCCAGCAGGACGACATTTACAAGCAACTCGTTTCCATGCCGTCTGCGGCCAACAGGGAGATTATCAGATTATGA
- a CDS encoding glycosyltransferase, which yields MRIVHFAVTPLAGAPLRIVQMLNAHTGHSARLVDLCRYGTEDFGQDVVFSETPELAMELAAQADIIHFHNYLDLDNTQFAPIDFRALQRKGTLFIRHFHSHPDLVASRMGITANALLAQDIPALVIAQFQERYYPKAHVVPNFVPEHDPLYLPATVPLRHDVFYSPTNFRDAWDCRWNTKAAPQTHCAIMAACKKADASWVLVHKTPLRRTLALKQASRIVVDDLTTGSYHLTGLEALSQGKPVLAYLDERTRSIMQHFSGTAENPFINIKLEDALPVLNYLLAAPDEAAEIGMASREFMLTRWRSDEMVQRISEAYAMLAHDPASVTRQPELQLDCCSRRFFALTLPDIIHTSRKARDKAQIRPQNPPMHLMDEETADAADTTVALNKQVA from the coding sequence ATGCGCATAGTCCACTTTGCCGTCACGCCGCTCGCAGGGGCTCCCCTGCGCATCGTGCAGATGCTGAATGCCCACACCGGACATTCCGCACGGCTGGTGGACCTGTGCCGTTACGGAACGGAAGATTTCGGTCAGGACGTGGTGTTCAGCGAGACTCCCGAACTGGCCATGGAGCTTGCCGCGCAGGCGGACATAATCCACTTCCACAACTATCTGGATCTGGACAACACCCAGTTTGCGCCCATCGACTTCAGGGCGCTGCAGCGCAAGGGCACACTCTTCATCCGCCATTTCCACAGCCATCCTGATCTGGTGGCTTCCCGCATGGGCATCACGGCAAACGCTCTGCTCGCGCAGGATATTCCGGCTCTCGTCATCGCGCAGTTTCAGGAACGGTATTACCCTAAGGCACATGTCGTTCCCAACTTCGTGCCGGAACATGACCCGCTCTACCTGCCCGCGACGGTCCCGCTGCGGCACGACGTGTTTTACAGCCCCACCAATTTCAGAGACGCATGGGACTGCCGCTGGAACACCAAAGCAGCCCCGCAGACCCACTGCGCCATCATGGCGGCCTGCAAAAAGGCCGATGCATCGTGGGTGCTTGTGCACAAAACCCCGCTGCGCCGGACGCTGGCCCTGAAGCAGGCATCGCGCATCGTGGTGGATGACCTGACCACCGGTAGCTACCACCTGACAGGACTGGAAGCGCTGAGTCAGGGCAAGCCCGTGCTCGCGTATCTGGATGAACGCACCCGCAGCATCATGCAGCATTTTTCCGGCACTGCGGAGAATCCGTTCATCAATATCAAGCTGGAAGACGCCCTGCCCGTGCTGAACTATCTGCTTGCCGCTCCGGACGAAGCAGCCGAGATAGGCATGGCCTCCCGCGAATTCATGCTGACCCGCTGGAGATCGGACGAAATGGTGCAGCGCATAAGCGAAGCCTACGCCATGCTGGCGCACGATCCGGCATCCGTAACCCGTCAGCCGGAACTGCAATTGGACTGCTGTTCACGTCGCTTCTTCGCCCTGACTCTGCCGGACATCATACACACCAGCAGAAAGGCGCGGGATAAAGCGCAGATCCGCCCCCAGAATCCCCCTATGCATCTCATGGATGAGGAAACCGCGGATGCTGCCGACACGACGGTGGCTCTGAACAAGCAGGTGGCCTGA
- a CDS encoding GDP-mannose 4,6-dehydratase, translated as MAPEETVQKRTEQDSAIEKQSAKKRALITGISGQDGAYLAKNLLARGYEVHGTSRDSETTSFWRLEHLGVRGNVVIHSMSATELHSVLHVLRQVQPDEIYNLAGQSSVSLSFEQPLETMTSNIIGTLNLLEAIRFLGVGVRLYNAGSSESFGDVGGVPATIGKPFNPRSPYAVAKATAFWEVANYREAYGLYACSGVLFNHESPLRSPRFVTRKIVSAACRIAAGSGETLHLGNMDVQRDWGWAEEYVEAMWRMLQQPEPRDYVIATGVQSSLRDFVHEAFACVGLDWRAHVHADPSLLRPSDIASSVGDPAVAERELGWKATMHMPDVVKEMIRHEQAGLSGE; from the coding sequence ATGGCACCGGAAGAAACGGTTCAGAAGCGGACGGAGCAGGATTCTGCCATTGAGAAGCAATCGGCTAAGAAACGTGCGCTCATCACCGGCATCAGCGGGCAGGACGGCGCCTATCTCGCGAAGAATCTGCTGGCCAGAGGCTACGAGGTGCACGGCACCTCACGCGACAGTGAAACAACCAGCTTCTGGCGGCTCGAGCATCTTGGCGTGCGCGGTAATGTGGTCATCCACTCCATGTCCGCCACCGAACTGCACAGTGTGCTGCACGTTCTCAGGCAGGTGCAGCCCGACGAGATATACAATCTTGCAGGGCAAAGCTCCGTGAGCCTTTCCTTTGAGCAGCCGCTGGAAACCATGACCAGCAACATCATCGGGACGTTGAACCTGCTGGAGGCCATCCGTTTTCTCGGTGTCGGGGTGCGGCTCTACAACGCGGGCTCAAGCGAGAGTTTCGGCGATGTGGGGGGCGTGCCCGCAACCATCGGCAAGCCCTTCAACCCCCGCAGCCCCTATGCCGTTGCCAAGGCTACCGCCTTCTGGGAAGTGGCGAATTACCGCGAGGCGTACGGGCTGTATGCCTGCTCCGGAGTGCTGTTCAACCATGAATCGCCGCTGCGCAGTCCGCGCTTTGTGACCCGCAAGATCGTATCAGCCGCGTGCCGCATCGCCGCTGGCAGCGGGGAAACCCTGCATCTCGGCAATATGGACGTGCAACGTGACTGGGGCTGGGCCGAGGAATATGTGGAGGCCATGTGGCGCATGCTGCAGCAGCCGGAGCCCCGCGACTATGTGATTGCCACGGGTGTTCAGTCCAGCCTGCGCGATTTTGTGCACGAAGCCTTTGCCTGCGTGGGCCTTGACTGGCGCGCGCATGTGCATGCGGACCCTTCGCTGCTTCGTCCTTCAGACATTGCGAGCAGTGTCGGCGATCCGGCCGTGGCGGAGCGGGAACTGGGATGGAAGGCCACCATGCATATGCCTGATGTGGTGAAGGAAATGATACGCCACGAGCAGGCAGGCCTGTCGGGGGAGTAA
- a CDS encoding N-acetylneuraminate synthase family protein yields MKPAQHIRLRSGRIIGEGHPCFIVAEVGNNHQGDISLARQMVEEVARAGADAVKFQKRDNSALLTADGLKAPYTGPNSFGPTYGEHRDALELSMEEMAELKALSESLGLVFFASAWDMNSLEAMHTLNPELIKICSADLVNTPYLRRCGEMGQPIVISTGMSDYEQIDKAVAELRRYHNDIVILHCNSSYPCPEDQICLPVMHDIRARYGLPTGYSGHERGLAPTLAAVALGAVMVERHFTLDKTMRGTDHQVSLEPAELAMLVRMTREIESSLRGSEKRVFPGEASAALKLRKSIVAARDLPAGSVITAADLTVKSPGTGLSPDCWDDVIGNTLTRDARRDEQIKSEMLAVALNGAA; encoded by the coding sequence ATGAAACCCGCACAGCACATCCGGCTCCGTTCCGGGCGAATCATCGGGGAAGGCCACCCTTGCTTCATCGTTGCCGAAGTGGGCAACAATCATCAGGGCGACATCTCCCTTGCCCGCCAGATGGTGGAAGAGGTTGCCCGCGCCGGTGCCGACGCCGTCAAGTTCCAGAAGCGTGACAACTCGGCCCTTCTGACCGCCGACGGGTTAAAGGCCCCCTACACCGGCCCTAACAGCTTTGGTCCCACTTATGGCGAGCACCGCGATGCTCTGGAACTTTCCATGGAAGAGATGGCCGAACTCAAGGCCCTTTCGGAATCTCTCGGCCTGGTCTTTTTCGCCTCCGCATGGGACATGAACAGCCTTGAGGCCATGCACACCCTCAATCCCGAGCTGATCAAGATCTGCTCTGCCGATCTTGTGAACACCCCCTATCTGCGCCGCTGCGGCGAAATGGGGCAGCCCATCGTCATTTCCACTGGCATGAGCGACTACGAACAGATCGACAAGGCCGTGGCGGAACTGCGCCGGTATCACAACGACATCGTCATTCTGCACTGCAACTCGTCCTACCCCTGCCCCGAAGACCAGATATGCCTGCCGGTCATGCACGACATCCGCGCACGCTACGGCCTGCCCACAGGCTACTCCGGCCACGAACGCGGCCTTGCCCCCACTCTGGCGGCTGTTGCACTCGGCGCAGTCATGGTGGAACGCCACTTCACGCTGGACAAGACCATGCGCGGCACGGACCATCAGGTTTCGCTCGAACCGGCAGAACTGGCCATGCTCGTGCGTATGACCCGCGAAATTGAAAGCTCCCTCAGGGGCAGTGAAAAACGCGTCTTCCCCGGCGAGGCCTCTGCCGCGCTCAAGCTGCGCAAGTCCATTGTTGCAGCGCGCGACCTGCCCGCAGGCTCGGTCATCACCGCGGCCGACCTCACGGTCAAAAGCCCGGGAACCGGCCTTTCTCCTGATTGCTGGGACGATGTCATCGGCAACACCCTGACCAGGGATGCCCGCCGCGACGAACAAATCAAATCCGAAATGCTGGCTGTTGCACTGAACGGCGCTGCCTAG